The Paenibacillus antri genomic sequence ATGCGCTGCACCGCGAAGCCGGCCGGATCGATCCGGCCGAGCTTGAACGGCTGCTGCCGATGATCGACATTACGCAAGTAGAATAGGAATGGAGGGGGCCGCTCTGGGAGCGGCCTTTTCCGCAACTTACGACCTGTAAATAACTTTGTACCATAGGAAACTGAGCGCGAATGGAAGACGACCTGAAAAAACGCTGAACGCGCATTGACTATTTTCGAGATTGAGAGCAGACTATTGTAAAATCCTGTGAGATTAAGGAGAGTTTTCGATGCCTTATATCAACCTGCAAATTACGAGAGGGGCGTCCCGCGAGCAAAAGGCTCAAGTCGTTAAGGAATTTACGGAGACGCTCGTTCGCGTGTTGGGAAAGAAGCCGGAACACACCCATATCGTCATTCAAGAGATCGAGGACGAGAATTGGGGATATTCGGGGGTGTTGACGGACGATTTTCGAAAACAAGACGCTGCCGGCCAAGACTCCTGAGAAAAGAGGGTTCCAATGGCACTGTTACAATGCCAGTTTTTCGCCGAATCGCTCGGCGTGCAAGCGACGATGAACGTGATCCTGCCGCAGCGTCGAGGGCGGCCGCCTGAGGGAGGGCATCCGGTGCTCTACCTGCTGCACGGCAACTCGGACGATCATTCGATGTGGATTCGGCGCACGTCGGTGGAACGATACGCCGAGGCGCGAGGACTCGCGGTCGTCATGCCGGCCGTCAATCGCAGCTATTATACGGATATGGCGTACGGCCCGAACTATTGGACGTTCGTAAGCGAGGAGCTGCCGGAGACGGCGCGATCGTTCTTCCCGATCGCCGAACGCAGGGAGGGTCGTTTCGTCGCGGGCTTGTCGATGGGCGGCTACGGCGCCTTCAAGCTGGCGCTTCGTCATCCCGACCGGTTCGCCGCGGCGGCGAGCTTGTCTGGAGCGCTGGATGTGTATCGCATGTGGGATATCCGCGAGGCGGACATGAAGCTGATCTTCGGGAAACGAAGCCGCATCCGCGGGAGCGACGACGACCTCTTCGCCTTGGCGCGGAAGAGAGTCGAAGAGGGCGCGACGCTGCCGAAGCTGTACCAGTGCTGCGGCACGGAGGATTTCCTGTATCGAGATAATATACGGTTTCGTGCGCACGCCGAGCGACTCGGCTGCGAATTGACTTACCGCGAGGAAGCTGGAGATCACGAGTGGTCCTACTGGGATCGGAACATCGAACGCGTCATTCAATGGTTGCCGCTGCCATGATCATTACGATTCTTTTATTACTGTCGATCGGCATCCTCGCGTCGACGTTCGGCAGCATCGTGGGCT encodes the following:
- a CDS encoding tautomerase family protein is translated as MPYINLQITRGASREQKAQVVKEFTETLVRVLGKKPEHTHIVIQEIEDENWGYSGVLTDDFRKQDAAGQDS
- a CDS encoding alpha/beta hydrolase, producing the protein MALLQCQFFAESLGVQATMNVILPQRRGRPPEGGHPVLYLLHGNSDDHSMWIRRTSVERYAEARGLAVVMPAVNRSYYTDMAYGPNYWTFVSEELPETARSFFPIAERREGRFVAGLSMGGYGAFKLALRHPDRFAAAASLSGALDVYRMWDIREADMKLIFGKRSRIRGSDDDLFALARKRVEEGATLPKLYQCCGTEDFLYRDNIRFRAHAERLGCELTYREEAGDHEWSYWDRNIERVIQWLPLP